In Oryza glaberrima chromosome 8, OglaRS2, whole genome shotgun sequence, the following are encoded in one genomic region:
- the LOC127781181 gene encoding L-type lectin-domain containing receptor kinase IX.1-like, protein MAGFSLITCAAGLVTFFSVCYLQPPAPVAALSFNYPTFASSDNQNIDIQGQASVSVGYVDISANSVSGMGNSAGRVVYAPPVQLWDAATGEVASFTTRFSFNITPSDRSKKGDGMAFFLTSYPSRLLVGQEGGENLGLTNQTVGNVSTGQNRFVAVEFDTFVNPFDPNTTNDHIGIDVNSVVSVTNESLPNFSLIGNMTATVDYNNNSRILSVKLWINETTTPYTLSSMVDLKRALPENVTVGFSASTGLAFEQHQLTSWYFKSSSSFEQKLAAKVASPPPPSSPSPPPPSLTPITSHSRRGGVVAGATVGAVMFVILLFAMVAVLVRRRQSKKRREAEDGGWHGSDDDDDGESIVEIEMGMGPRRFPYHELVDATKSFAPEEKLGQGGFGAVYRGYLRELGLAVAIKRFAKNSSKQGRKEYKSEIKVISRLRHRNLVQLIGWCHGRTELPLVYELFPNRSLDVHLHGNGTFLTWPMRINIVHGLGSALLYLHEEWDQCVVHRDIKPSNVMLDESFNAKLGDFGLARLIDHAVGIQTMTHPSGTPGYLDPECVITGKASAESDVYSFGIVLLEVACGRRPISLQDTQNNCLF, encoded by the exons atggccggctTTTCGTTGATCACTTGCGCTGCCGGCCTCGTCACCTTCTTCTCCGTCTGCTACTTGCAGCCTCCGGCTCCTGTCGCCGCCTTGTCCTTCAACTACCCCACCTTCGCCTCCTCAGACAACCAGAACATCGACATTCAAGGCCAAGCCTCTGTCAGCGTCGGGTATGTCGACATAAGCGCGAACAGTGTGTCGGGCATGGGCAACAGCGCCGGACGGGTGGTGTACGCGCCGCCGGTGCAGCTCTgggacgccgccaccggcgaggtGGCCAGCTTCACCACGCGCTTCTCCTTCAACATTACTCCGAGCGATAGAAGCAAAAAGGGCGACGGTATGGCCTTCTTCCTCACCAGCTATCCATCGAGGTTACTAGTGGGCCAGGAAGGTGGCGAAAACCTCGGCCTAACGAACCAGACAGTCGGCAACGTCTCGACCGGCCAGAACCGGTTCGTTGCCGTCGAGTTCGACACCTTCGTCAACCCCTTCGACCCTAACACAACCAACGACCACATCGGCATCGACGTCAACTCCGTCGTATCTGTGACGAACGAGTCCCTACCAAACTTCAGCCTCATCGGGAACATGACCGCCACCGTCGACTACAACAACAATTCGAGAATACTGTCAGTTAAGCTATGGATAAATGAGACGACGACGCCTTACACCCTCAGCTCCATGGTTGATCTCAAGAGAGCCTTGCCGGAGAACGTCACCGTCGGCTTCTCGGCATCAACGGGCTTAGCCTTTGAGCAGCATCAGCTGACTTCTTGGTACTTCAAGTCGAGTTCGTCGTTCGAGCAGAAGCTGGCAGCAAAAGTagcatctccgccgccgccgtcgtcaccgtcaccaccaccgccttccCTGACCCCGATAACGTCGCATTCCAGACGTGGCGGAGTTGTAGCGGGAGCCACAGTTGGTGCGGTAATGTTTGTCATTCTCCTCTTCGCCATGGTAGCAGTCCTTGTACGACGACGTCAGAGCAAGAAAAGGAGGGAGGCAGAGGATGGAGGCTGGCACGGCagtgacgatgacgacgacggcgagtccATCGTGGAGATTGAGATGGGGATGGGACCAAGGCGGTTCCCGTACCACGAGCTCGTCGACGCTACGAAGAGCTTTGCGCCGGAGGAGAAGCTTGGGCAAGGCGGTTTCGGTGCAGTGTATCGGGGCTACCTCAGAGAGCttggcctcgccgtcgccataaAGAGGTTCGCCAAAAATTCCTCTAAGCAAGGGAGGAAGGAGTACAAGTCAGAGATAAAGGTAATAAGCCGGCTACGCCACCGCAATCTGGTGCAGCTCATTGGCTGGTGCCATGGCCGCACCGAGCTGCCCCTCGTCTACGAGCTATTCCCCAACCGTAGCCTCGACGTCCATCTCCACGGCAATGGCACCTTCCTTACATGGCCAATGAG GATCAACATTGTTCATGGACTCGGATCTGCACTACTCTACCTACATGAGGAGTGGGATCAATGTGTAGTTCACCGTGACATCAAGCCGAGCAACGTCATGCTGGATGAATCCTTCAATGCGAAGCTAGGCGATTTCGGCCTTGCAAGGCTTATTGACCATGCCGTTGGGATACAAACAATGACTCACCCCTCAGGGACACCAGGCTATCTTGATCCCGAATGCGTAATCACGGGCAAAGCAAGCGCTGAGTCCGATGTTTATAGTTTTGGCATTGTTCTATTGGAAGTGGCATGTGGGAGGAGACCAATTAGCCTACAGGACACCCAGAACAATTGCCTCTTCTGA
- the LOC127781180 gene encoding L-type lectin-domain containing receptor kinase IX.1-like — translation MAAGELVTRSSMAAASASASAIACLLFLGFLPSLATAVSFSYSTFSNGTQNITLQGSAAIAGDGWIEITTGGNLPSGGTMGRVAYSPPVQLWDAATGEVTSFTTRFSFNITPTNLDNKGDGMAFFLVGYPSRMPDTADGGALGLTSRTFDAVMSGDNRFVAVEFDTFNNSFDPNATYDHIGVDVNSIVSVQTESLPSFSLTGNMTAIVDYNGSSSILSAQLVKTWTNGSTTLYNLSTTVDLKAALPEKVSVGFSAATGSSLELHQLHSWYFNSSFQQNPPPAAQPSPTTSGSGLAGVIAGATVGAALFVVLLFAMVAVLVRRRRSKKRREAEEAEEARHVGLAGDDDDDDDDGEPIVEIEMGMGPRQIPYHELVEATKSFAAEEKLGQGGFGAVYRGYLREQGLAVAIKRFAKDSSKQGKKEYRSEIKVISRLRHRNLVQLIGWCHGRDELLLVYELVPNRSLDIHLHGNGTFLTWPMRVKIVLGLGSALFYLHEEWEQCVVHRDIKPSNVMLDESFNAKLGDFGLARFIDHAVGMQTMTAVSGTPGYVDPECVITGRASSESDVYSFGIVLLEVACGRRPMSLQDNQKNGIFRLVEWAWDLYGQGDVVSAADERLNGDYDVSEMERVIVVGLWCVHPDPSARPSIRAAMAMLQSSGQLPVLPAKMPVPTYAPPVASVEGLFTSSTGMSSSSATQSSSTTSGYITHTSSSSNTSTSAGSKDSSSLLKHQYL, via the exons atggccgctGGTGAGCTCGTGACAAGGTCGTCCatggctgctgcttctgcttctgcttctgccaTAGCCTGCCTGCTGTTCTTGGGATTCTTGCCTAGCCTCGCTACTGCCGTGTCGTTCAGCTACTCCACCTTCAGCAACGGGACCCAGAACATCACCCTCCAGGGCAGcgcggcgatcgccggcgaTGGGTGGATCGAGATCACCACCGGCGGCAACCTGCCGAGCGGCGGCACCATGGGACGCGTGGCGTACTCGCCGCCGGTGCAGCTCTgggacgccgccaccggcgaggtCACCAGCTTCACCACGCGCTTCTCCTTCAACATCACCCCGACGAACTTGGACAACAAGGGCGACGGGATGGCCTTCTTCCTCGTCGGCTACCCGTCGAGGATGCCGGacacggcggacggcggcgccctcggcCTCACCAGCCGGACCTTCGACGCCGTCATGTCCGGCGACAACCGGTTCGTCGCCGTCGAGTTCGACACCTTCAACAATTCGTTCGATCCCAACGCCACCTACGACCACATCGGCGTCGACGTCAACTCCATCGTATCGGTGCAGACCGAGTCGCTGCCCAGCTTCAGCCTCACCGGGAACATGACCGCCATTGTCGACTACAACGGCAGCTCGAGCATCCTGTCGGCCCAGCTGGTGAAGACATGGACGAATGGCTCGACTACACTTTACAACCTTAGCACCACCGTCGATCTCAAGGCCGCCTTGCCGGAGAAGGTCTCCGTCGGCttctcggcggcgacgggctcATCCCTTGAGCTCCATCAGCTGCATTCTTGGTACTTCAACTCCTCGTTCCAGCAGAatccaccaccggcggcgcagCCTTCCCCGACCACCTCAGGTTCTGGACTTGCCGGAGTTATAGCCGGAGCCACCGTTGGTGCAGCACTGTTCGTCGTGCTCCTCTTTGCCATGGTAGCTGTCCTCGTGCGGCGACGTCGgagcaagaaaagaagggaggcagAAGAGGCAGAGGAGGCGAGACACGTAGGGTTGGCCggagatgacgacgacgatgacgatgacggcgaGCCCATCGTGGAGATCGAGATGGGCATGGGGCCAAGGCAAATCCCATACCACGAGCTCGTCGAGGCGACGAAGAGCTttgcggcggaggagaagctTGGGCAAGGCGGCTTCGGCGCCGTGTACAGGGGATACCTGAGAGAGCagggcctcgccgtcgccattaaGAGGTTTGCTAAGGATTCCTCCAAGCAAGGGAAGAAAGAGTATAGGTCGGAGATCAAGGTGATAAGCCGGTTGCGCCACCGCAATCTGGTGCAGCTCATCGGGTGGTGCCATGGCCGCGACGAACTCCTACTCGTCTACGAGCTAGTCCCCAACCGTAGCCTCGACATCCACCTCCATGGCAATGGCACCTTCCTGACATGGCCAATGAG GGTTAAGATTGTTCTTGGGCTTGGATCAGCACTGTTCTATCTCCATGAGGAGTGGGAACAGTGTGTCGTGCACCGCGATATCAAGCCGAGCAATGTCATGCTGGATGAGTCCTTCAACGCCAAGCTAGGCGACTTCGGGCTTGCAAGGTTCATCGACCATGCCGTGGGGATGCAGACGATGACCGCTGTCTCTGGAACACCAGGCTATGTTGATCCTGAATGTGTTATCACCGGTAGAGCAAGCTCAGAGTCTGATGTTTATAGCTTCGGCATTGTCCTGTTGGAAGTGGCATGCGGAAGGAGGCCAATGAGCCTACAAGATAACCAGAAGAATGGCATCTTCCGGTTGGTCGAGTGGGCCTGGGACCTGTACGGACAAGGAGATGTTGTCTCAGCGGCTGATGAGCGGCTCAACGGTGATTACGACGTGTCGGAGATGGAGCGTGTCATCGTTGTGGGGCTTTGGTGTGTGCATCCAGACCCAAGTGCGCGACCGTCTATCAGAGCAGCCATGGCCATGCTCCAGTCTAGTGGGCAACTACCGGTGTTACCTGCCAAGATGCCTGTGCCAACATAtgcgccgccggtggcctcaGTGGAGGGGCTCTTCACATCGTCCACTGGAATGTCGTCCTCAAGTGCAACACAATCATCATCGACTACCAGTGGCTACATCACTCACACCTCGAGTTCCTCTAACACATCCACTTCAGCTGGTTCAAAGGACTCGTCTTCGTTGCTCAAACATCAATACTTATGA
- the LOC127783210 gene encoding E3 ubiquitin-protein ligase WAV3-like produces MATTRVRCSACLHEFDLCVAGAGASVCPTCKRPWTNPPPAASSASSTLPFATSSFGNPPPAASSASSTLSFATFSSVNPPPAASSASNTLSFATSSFGNPPPAASSASNTLSFATSSFGNPPPAASSTLSCATSSFGNPTPAASSASSTLSFARSSSVNAPPQPGHGTTTSGLFGPSAPPPPWSSSATSLPRRPLTSCWPPEPSPVPVQTPPVAYPAQPSVFATPFRRVTEEGHAYDDDEPVESPPAQGGEPGGGEAAANDGGLVVIKTHCEFPAIARSTPRDNFAVLLHVKAPSIAGEAAARAPVDLVTVLDVSGSMEGYKLTLLKRAMGFVIDKLGPGDRLAIVSFSYNARRVIRLTRMSEGGKASAKSAVESLHADGCTNILKGLVEAAKVFDGRRYRNAVASVILLSDGQDNYNVNGGWGASNSKNYSVLVPPSFKRSGDRRLPVHTFGFGTDHDAAAMHAIAEETGGTFSFIENQAVVQDAFAQCIGGLLSVTVQEARIAIACPHAAVRVRSVNSGRYDSVVDGDGRAASVDVGELYADEERRFLVFVDVPAAGAGEDATELIKVSCTYRDTASRQSMAVAGEDAVVQRPAEVSTSTEPSMEVERERFRVEATEDIAAAREAAERGAYASAKAILDRRQEALARSARRLAGDARCAALVSELRELSARVANRREYELTGRACMLAGMSSHAQQRATSVQLFSSAAELSSGAVPFGYSTPAMQSMVESSRKSRESGSGGN; encoded by the coding sequence ATGGCGACGACGAGGGTTCGGTGCAGCGCCTGCCTCCACGAGTTTGACCtctgcgtcgccggcgccggcgccagcgtCTGCCCGACGTGCAAAAGGCCATGGACCaacccgccgcccgcggcgtcgtcggcgtcgagcacCTTGCCCTTCGCGACGTCCTCATTCGGGaacccgccgcccgcggcgtcgtcggcgtcgagcacCTTGTCTTTCGCGACGTTCTCATCCGTGaacccgccgcccgcggcgtcgtcggcgtcgaacaccttgtccTTCGCGACGTCCTCATTCGGGaacccgccgcccgcggcgtcttcggcgtcgaacaccttgtccTTCGCGACGTCCTCATTCGGGaacccgccgcccgcggcgtcgAGCACATTGTCCTGCGCGACGTCCTCATTCGGGAACCCGAcgcccgcggcgtcgtcggcgtcgagcacCTTGTCCTTCGCGAGGTCCTCATCCGTGAACGCGCCGCCACAGCCCGGCCATGGTACGACTACGAGCGGCTTGTTTGGAccatctgcgccgccgccaccgtggagctcgtcggcgacgagcttGCCAAGGAGGCCACTGACTTCGTGCTGGCCGCCGGAGCCATCACCAGTACCAGTCCAGACGCCGCCGGTGGCCTATCCAGCACAGCCATCGGTTTTTGCGACGCCCTTCAGGAGGGTCACCGAGGAGGGCCACgcgtacgacgacgacgagccggtggagtcgccgccggcgcagggGGGCGAACcaggtggcggcgaggccgcggcaAACGATGGGGGGCTCGTCGTCATCAAGACGCACTGCGAGTTCCCGGCCATCGCGCGGAGCACACCAAGGGACAACTTCGCCGTTCTCCTCCACGTCAAGGCTCCTAGCATcgccggggaggcggcggcgcgcgcgccggtCGACCTCGTCACGGTGCTCGACGTGAGCGGCAGCATGGAAGGCTACAAGCTCACGCTCCTGAAGCGCGCCATGGGGTTCGTCATCGATAAGCTCGGCCCCGGCGACCGCCTCGCCATCGTGTCCTTCTCCTACAATGCGCGGCGAGTGATCCGGCTGACGCGGATGTCGGAGGGCGGCAAGGCGTCGGCCAAGAGCGCCGTGGAATCCCTCCATGCGGACGGCTGCACGAACATCCTCAAGGGCCTCGTCGAAGCCGCCAAGGTGTTCGACGGCCGCCGCTACCGGAACGCCGTCGCCAGCGTCATCCTTCTCTCCGACGGTCAAGACAATTACAATGTCAACGGCGGGTGGGGCGCCTCGAACTCGAAGAACTACAGTGTTCTCGTGCCGCCTTCCTTCAAGCGCTCCGGCGACCGGCGCCTGCCGGTCCACACGTTCGGCTTCGGCACCGaccacgacgcggcggcgatgcaCGCCATCGCGGAGGAGACCGGCGGCACGTTCTCCTTCATCGAGAACCAGGCCGTCGTCCAGGACGCGTTCGCGCAGTGCATCGGCGGGCTCCTCTCGGTCACCGTGCAGGAGGCGCGCATCGCCATCGCctgcccgcacgccgccgtgcgCGTCAGGTCCGTCAATTCCGGCCGCTACGACAGCGTCGTTGACGGGGACGGCCGGGCCGCGTCGGTGGACGTCGGCGAGCTCtacgccgacgaggagaggcGTTTCTTGGTGTTCGTGGACGTGCCAgcagccggcgccggagaagacgcCACGGAACTGATCAAGGTCAGCTGCACTTACCGCGACACGGCGAGTCGGCAGTCgatggccgtcgccggcgaggacgccgtCGTGCAAAGGCCAGCGGAGGTGAGCACCAGCACGGAGCCGTCGATGGAGGTGGAGCGGGAGCGCTTCCGCGTGGAGGCAACCGAAGacatcgcggcggcgcgggaagcCGCCGAGCGCGGCGCGTACGCTTCGGCGAAGGCGATACTCGACCGCCGGCAGGAGGCGCTCGCCcggtcggcgcggcggctcgccggcgacgccaggTGCGCGGCGCTGGTGTCGGAGCTGCGCGAGCTGAGCGCCCGCGTGGCGAACAGGCGGGAGTACGAGCTGACCGGGCGCGCGTGCATGCTCGCCGGCATGAGCTCGCACGCACAGCAGCGCGCCACGTCGGTGCAGCTgttctcgtcggcggcggagcttTCCTCCGGCGCCGTGCCATTTGGTTACTCGACGCCGGCGATGCAGAGCATGGTGGAGTCGTCGCGGAAGTCACGAGAGAGCGGCAGCGGGGGCAACTGa
- the LOC127782926 gene encoding E3 ubiquitin-protein ligase WAV3-like, protein MASAGGRCDGCHGDFGLWEPPLTAECSHRFHLHCVVSGADVCPACNARWTNAPSKPPPQPAGGSTTPFGQTTGFPMRVRPWSSCDKCRGVIDHSQPTVTSECSHTFHLRCFSGSVICPACNARWRDTVAVPNPSPAPPSTFFPGGVPAPPPTFGPFWVSHVYGDDEPVEPPVAAQGGGVAPANNGALVVTTHCEHTAVARSMSRENFAVLVHAKAPSIAAEATAAAARAPLDLVTVLDVSGSMAGSKLALLKRAMGFVVDKLGPDDRLAIVSFSGEARRVIRLARMSDDGKASAKSAVESLAASGGTDILKGLVEAAKVLDGRRYRNAVASVILLSDGEDTYNLNDRLNSKNYSALVPPSFKRSGGRCLPVHTFGFGTDHDAAAMHTIAEETGGTFSFIENQSVVQDAFAQCIGGLLSVTVQEARIAVACSHPGVRVRSVKSGRYESLVQADGRAASVDVGELYADEERRFLVFVDVPAAGAGEDATELIKVSCTYRDTASRQQMVVAGEDAVVERPVEVTTTMEPSIEVERERFRVEATEDIAAAQEAAERGAHAAAKAILDRRQEALARSTRGLAGDARCAALVSELRELSARVASRREYEQTGRACMLAGMSSHAQQRATSVQLFGRAAPTWSMPMRGSAGRASFSLMDMELGGYVTPAMRSMVESSRKRREGGDGSLSFLDLVRTEEEAGSSDDEKENL, encoded by the coding sequence cgcCGGAGGCAGCACGACGCCGTTTGGACAGACGACGGGCTTTCCCATGCGCGTCCGGCCATGGTCGTCGTGCGACAAATGCCGCGGCGTCATCGACCACAGCCAGCCCACCGTCACGTCCGAGTGCAGCCACACGTTCCACCTCCGCTGCTTCTCCGGCAGCGTCATCTGCCCGGCGTGCAACGCGCGGTGGCGCGACACGGTGGCCGTGCCAAACCCttcgcctgcgccgccgtccaccTTCTTTCCCGGCGGcgttcccgcgccgccgccgactttTGGGCCCTTCTGGGTGAGCCACGtgtacggcgacgacgagccggtGGAGCCGCCGGTAGCGGCACAAGGTGGCGGCGTGGCACCGGCGAACAATGGGGCGCTCGTCGTCACGACGCACTGCGAGCACACGGCCGTGGCGAGGAGCATGAGCAGGGAAAATTTCGCCGTCCTTGTCCATGCCAAGGCTCCTAGCATCgccgcggaggcgacggcggcggcggcgcgcgcgccgctcgacCTCGTCACGGTGCTCGACGTGAGCGGGAGCATGGCGGGCTCCAAGCTCGCGCTGCTGAAGCGCGCCATGGGGTTCGTCGTTGATAAGCTCGGTCCCGACGACCGCCTCGCCATCGTGTCGTTCTCCGGCGAGGCGCGGCGAGTGATCCGTCTCGCGCGCATGTCCGACGACGGCAAGGCGTCGGCCAAGAGCGCCGTGGAATCCctcgcggcgagcggcggcacggACATCCTCAAGGGCCTTGTCGAAGCAGCCAAGGTGCTCGACGGAAGGCGCTACCGGAACGCCGTCGCCAGCGTCATCCTTCTCTCCGACGGCGAGGACACATACAATCTGAACGACAGGTTAAACTCGAAGAACTACAGTGCACTCGTGCCACCTTCCTTCAAGCGCTCCGGCGGCCGGTGCCTGCCGGTCCACACGTTCGGCTTCGGCACCGaccacgacgcggcggcgatgcaCACCATCGCGGAGGAGACCGGCGGCACGTTCTCCTTCATCGAGAACCAGTCCGTCGTCCAGGACGCGTTCGCGCAGTGCATCGGCGGGCTCCTCTCGGTCACCGTGCAGGAGGCGCGCATCGCCGTCGCGTGCTCGCACCCCGGCGTTCGCGTCCGGTCGGTCAAGTCCGGTCGCTACGAGAGCCTCGTCCAAGCCGACGGCCGGGCCGCGTCGGTGGACGTCGGCGAGCTCtacgccgacgaggagaggcGTTTCTTGGTGTTCGTGGACGTGCCAGCAGCCGGCGCCGGGGAAGACGCCACGGAACTGATCAAGGTCAGCTGCACTTACCGCGACACCGCGAGTCGGCAGCAgatggtcgtcgccggcgaggacgccgtCGTGGAAAGGCCAGTGGAGGTGACCACCACCATGGAACCATCCATTGAGGTGGAGCGCGAGCGTTTCCGCGTGGAGGCAACCGAAGACATCGCGGCCGCGCAAGAAGCAGCCGAGcgcggcgcgcacgcggcggcgaaggcgataCTCGACCGCCGGCAGGAGGCGCTCGCCCGGTCGACGCGGggtctcgccggcgacgccaggTGCGCGGCGCTGGTGTCGGAGCTGCGCGAGCTGAGCGCCCGCGTGGCGAGCAGGCGGGAGTACGAGCAGACCGGGCGCGCGTGCATGCTCGCCGGCATGAGCTCGCACGCACAGCAGCGCGCCACGTCGGTGCAACTGTTTGGAAGGGCGGCGCCGACGTGGTCAATGCCGATGCGTGGATCGGCGGGGCGCGCATCTTTCTCTCTCATGGACATGGAGCTTGGAGGGTACGTGACGCCGGCGATGCGGAGCATGGTGGAGTCGTCgcggaagagaagagagggcgGCGACGGAAGCTTAAGCTTTCTGGATCTGGTCCGAACTGAAGAAGAAGCCGGCAGCTCAGATGACGAGAAGGAGAACCTATAA